A DNA window from Onthophagus taurus isolate NC chromosome 1, IU_Otau_3.0, whole genome shotgun sequence contains the following coding sequences:
- the LOC111425745 gene encoding prefoldin subunit 4, with protein MSTKASIKHDSDINITQEDQQKINKFARLNARWEDLKEEMKQKENDIKNLEDACEELMLLDDDENIPYLTGEVFIYQNKEATEESLEEAKQKKQEDINKLKENLGKLEETMNDLKLTLYAKFGGAINLEAES; from the exons atgtcCACAAAAGCAAGCATTAAACAC GATTCTGATATTAATATAACTCAAGAAGACCaacaaaaaatcaacaaatttgcTAGGTTAAACGCACGATGGGAGGATCtaaaagaagaaatgaaacaaaaagag aatgatattaaaaacttagaAGATGCTTGTGAAGAATTGATGTTATTAGATGATGATGAAAACATTCCTTATTTAACTGGggaagtttttatttatcaaaataagGAAGCTACAGAg GAAAGTCTTGAAGAAGCCAAACAGAAAAAGCAAGAagatatcaataaattaaaagagaatTTGGGCAAACTCGAAGAAACCATGAACGATTTAAAACTAACTTTGTATGCTAAATTTGGAGGAGCTATTAATTTAGAAGCAGAatcataa